CCATTACCTTCTAACCATAGGGTTTTATTATACACAAAACTTGTTAACCAAACAGCAAGCCCAAGAATAATTATAAAATACAAAGCCCTGTCAAAGCTTAGCTTTTTCTTTTTAATTACAGGTTCTTTTAGCGTTCTAATTACTGCCTTTCCTTTTTTATAATTAAATGCTTTCATCTGTTTTTCTTTTAATTCTTTCTAATTCTTCTTTTATAAACTGCTCTACTGTTTTAGTACTCTTATTTACCAAAACATAACTAATTGATGCTTTTTTTAGTTTTTCTTGAATTACTAAATCATTTTCCAATACTGCTACGCTTAATTGTTTAGCCTTTAAAAAATTAAGTTGAAAACTTAGGCTGTATCTTTTACTATTTACAAGTACTAACTTTTCTAAATTTATTGTTTTTTTAAATGTATAAGGAACAAACAGAGCATCAATTTTACTAGTTTCATTTAGCTCAAAAAGTCTTGTTATTACTTTATATAACTGTCTTTTTAACTGTAAAACATTCTCTAATATTCTAAATTGTTCTTCTAAAAAATCTAACAATAAAGTCCCTGTATCTTGAGTTTTAAATTCTTCTTTTATTAATTTTAGTATTCTTATTCTTTCTTCTAAAATTTGCCAGTTTTTGTATTCATTTTGCAAGTCTTTTAGTTTTTCATTATACTCACTTATATAAGTGAGTGTGTTATTAAATTGACCTAATGATTTATCTGTTTCTTGTGCTTTTAAAATTTTTATTTTTGTTTCAATAATTTTCTTTCTGTTATTAAAACGTAATGGTGCCTTAAAACGAATACCTACGGAAGGAAAATACCGTTGCATTGCTTCTGAATAACGGTAGTTTTGATTTACATACAACGATAAGTTAATATCGTTTAATCGATGCTGTTGTAAGTGAATATTCTCTTCTTTAACGTTTATTGGTGTAGGGTTTTCTTTAAGTGAAAAGCTGTCTAACCGTACTTTTAATAGTGGAAGTTTTTTTATTTTTAAATAAGCTGTAGAAACACTATCTCTTAGTAGAACGTTTTCTTTCTCTAACGTTTTTATTTGTTCCTCTAAAACATGTATTTGACTACTTACTTGTATTAACTTTTCTCTCTTTATTAATTTTTGATAATACAATTTATTCAGTAAATCAAAGTAATCATTTTCAAATGATAGAAATGTTTTTTGTAAGCTAATTACTTCATTGTTTAAAACATAGTTGTAATCTATTTTAAACTGTCTTCTCCATAACTCCTTTTGTACCTTATCACTTTCCTCTTTTAACACTACTATTTGATTTTCAACCCTTTTAGCCTTTGTTTGGTTTTCAAAGTATCCTGACTTTAATACATTCCATTCTACTTCTGCTTTTACACTAGTAATTATTGAAGTGTTTGTTTCTTCATCTAAAGCATCACTAAAATTATGATTTGCATTTGCTTTAAACACTAATCCTATATCGTTTTTATACTGATTAGATTCAAGTGTTTTTAAATCTATCTCTAATAGATTTAAATTTTTATTTTTTTCTAATTTGAATTGTTGAAAAGGGAGAAATATCTTAGCTTCATTCTCTGGAAATTTTAACGTAACTTCTGCTTTTTTAACCAAGCTTTCTGCATCTTTAATTAAACCCTCTAGAGATTGTCCGAATAAAAAAAATGGTGTAAAAATTAATATAATGATATGTAAACTTCTCTTGTTCATTACTCAAAACTAGCAATAACAAGGACGTTGGAGTATTATAATCGATTAACTGACTATTTACTAAAGATTAATGGCTTTTTTATACAGATGAGACGATTACAGCAAGTTTAATCTCCTTTTTAATTCATTTCTATTAGACCTACTCACAGGAACTATATCTTGATTTATAAGTACACTATTATCTTCTATATCAATAATCTTATTAATATTAATTATATATGATCTGTGCACTTTTAAGAATGATGCTGTAGGCAACTTTTCTTCTATTTTTTTTAAAGGGCTATGAACTATGTAATTTTTTTCTTCTGTTTTAACTTTTATATAATCCCCTTTAGCTTCCACTACATAAATACTTGGTATTTCTATCTTTACCAATCTTCTATCAATGTTTACATATAGTGTATCTGTATCAGTAGATTGAGTCTGGGCTACTGGTTTTACATTGTTTTCTTTTACTTTTGCCGCTATAATTTTTTCTACCGATTTTTTAAAACGACTTAATTCTATAGGTTTTACTATGTAATCTACAACAAAATCATATTCAAAAGCTTCCACAGCAAAATTTCTATCAGAGGTTGTAAGAACAATCTTAGGTGGCTTTTTTAAAGTTTGAATCAGATCAAAACCAGTAAAATCAGGCATATGAATGTCTAAAAAAATAGCATCTACTTCATTACTATTTAAAAACTTTATTGCTTGTATGGCATTAGAAAACTCACCAACAAGCTTTAACTCATTTACTTGTTCGCATACTTTTTTAAGAATCATTCTCGACATTAATTCGTCATCTATAACAATGCAATTCATAGGTAATCTTTTAAATTATCTTCAAAAAATCAAGCATTATAGGTAGTACATTTTCAAAATATTCTTTATTCTCTACACTATTATCTGCAAGATTGTTTTCAAAGTCGTTGGTTATTTTATAGCTTTTTTCTAAGCCTAAAATACTCATTTTATGTTTAATTCTATGAACAACTTCTTTAGTTTTCTTTAAATCTTCATTTTTTATATGTAAAAAATAACATTCTATTTCTCCAGAAAGCTCTTCTTTTAAAACTTCAATAACTTGTTTTTTAAACTCTTCATCTCCCTTAGAAAGTTCGTTTATATATAATAGATTTGGTTGTTCCATAATTACTTTTTTATTGTAAAAAAGAAAGTTGTTCCTTTATTTATTTCAGATTCTAACCATATTTCTCCTTTGTAAAAATTTACAATTTTTTTCACAATAGATAAACCAATACCTGAGGAGTCTTTCGACTTTTTTAAAGATTGAAAAATTTTGAAAATTTTATCAAAATGTTCCTTTTCAATACCAATTCCATTGTCTTTTATTGAAAACTTATAAAAAGAGTTTTGATCTTTTACATCTATTTCAATAATTCCTTTTTCTTTATCATTAAACTTAATTGCATTACTAATTAGATTTTGAAAAAGTTGTTGAAATTTTGTTTTGTCTCCTTTTATTATTGGTAATTCTTGTAAAACTTTTATTGAAACATTTTTAGGTATGTAAATTACTTTTTTAATTTCTTCTATTAACAAATTTAAATCAACATCATTATTTTCTTTAGCTCCATTAGTAATGCTGGAATACTCTAATACATCAGTAATTAATTGTTCCATCTTTTCAAGAGTATTTTCAATAAGTTCAAAATTCTGAAGACTTGCTTCGTCAAAAACTCCTGCATTATCACTTTTAATCCAACTGGTTAATGCGTGAATACTTCTAATAGGTGATTTTAAATCGTGAGAAACTATATGTGCGTACTCCTCTAGTTCTTGATTACTTTTTTCTACTTTTTTTAATAAATCAATATTTTTCTTTTCTACTTTTTTACGTTTTTTAATATTTAATGCACTTCTTAATTGAAGTGACACCAAATCTGCAATACCTTCTATGGTTTTTAAATGTTCTTCTGTAAAGTAATTTTGTTCTTGATGTTCTATGTTTATAACCCCTATTACTTTATCCTCATTTTTTATAGGTACAGTTAATTCTGATAGCTTTGGTGTGAGATAAACTACGTACCTATCATCTAAATTGGTATTATTTATTATTTCTGAAATACCTGAGTTTGCCACACTTCCTACCACCCCTTTTCCAAAAGGTAATCGCATTTTGTCATATATTTTTTTATTTTCTCTTTCTCTTTTATCAAAGGAAGCTATTAACTCTAATTGTTTTTTCTTCTCTTTTACTAAGTAAATAACGCAATCATCTGTATTTAAATAGTTTGCAATATTCTTTGAAATTTCCCAAGCTATTTCGTAAATATCTTCTTTTCCTAAAATAGATTTGGCTGTATTACTTATAACTTCAATTACTTGTCGTTCTTTTCTTTGGTTAGTAATATCTCTAATAATTCCTTGAGCGGCTATTGGATTATTATTTTTATCAAAAACTACACTTGAATTTATATTTACCCATTTTATCTCGTTCGTTTTCGTAATAACCCTAGCTATGTAGTTTGTGAAGTACCCATTTTTTAATAATTCTGCGTAAGAATTCATCGCATAATCATAATCTTCTTGTTCAGGATATATAAGGCTCACAACGTTTACTTCTTCTTCATTTACATCAAACCCAAATAAATTTACAGCAACATCGTTCATTTTTAACACGTTGCCATGAATATCCATCACTAGATAAGCATCATTAATATTTTCAAAAATCCCTTTTAGCTGTGAATTTTTTTCATCTAAAAGATTTTCTAATTGCTCATTAACTATTTTTAGCTCTTGAGAAATATTAAATAGTTCTAATGATTTTTCTTCTAGTATTTTCTCTGCTTGTTTTCTAGCTTTTTTTTGTCTTTCTAGCGCTCTTTGTAGTATTTCTATTTCTTTTATACTCACTAATTTTTATTAATAATGAATCTTACTTCAGTTCCGTCATTTTTTATTTTTTCTAACACTATTTCTGCTGAACTATTAAAATGTTCAAACGTTTTATTCATTAAACCTAATCCAAAATGATGCATCGCTCTACTAGATTTATACAATAATACAAGTGAATTTTCACTTTTCTCCTCCACAAGAAATGTTGGAAGTTCTGCATCTGGATATATCTTTTTTACTTCTACATGAATATGATCTTCTATTGATGATAACATCTCTATAGGATCTTTATAAGTAGCTAAAAGCCCAGGATAACTATCTTCTAAAACTGAAAAAAAGTGCTCTGCATATACTAACAATAAATCATCTGTTGAAACACCTGTATTATTACTTAAGTTCTCTAGCAGCTGTAGCATTTCAGAAAACTTGTATGTACCAATAGCTGTATATACCCCACCAGAATCCAACTCTGATTGTTCTATAATTTTATCTACCATTTCAATACCAAATTTATCCTCTACTAAATCCAAGAACTCGGTAAAAACAATCCCTTTCATATTTTATTTTTTAAATTCATTAAGACTCCAATACTCAATTATTGCTCCTATCTTTTTTTCATAATCTTGATACTTCAAAGGCTTCAAAACATATCCTGCTATTCCCAATCTGTAACACTCTGTAATATCTTTATTATTATCTGAAGTTGTTAGTACTATGGTAGGAATATGTTTTAATCTTTTATCATCTTTTAGAATAGATAAAAACTCAATACCGTTAGTATCAGGCATATTCAAATCTAATAAAATTATATTTGGTAAATCTTTTTCCAATAAAGATAAAGCTTCTTTTCCATTGTTTACTTGTGTAATTGTAAAATTTTCTGAAACAGGTAAAATAGCTCTATTAAACTTTAACACCTCTATCTTATCATCCTCTATTAAGAGTATTTTTATTTTTTTATTCAAAACCTTGGATTAAAAACTAACTTGATAAAAATAAATTAAATTTAAAGTTATAATTTTTTTCTTTGATAAAGAACTGTTTATCTATAGATGAAATGCGTTTTACTATAGACGAATTGATTTTTTACTTTTTTCACCTACTTTTGAAGCAAATATTCTAAATTATGCAATGCCCTTGCAATCCAAATAAAAAATATAGTGATTGTTGTCAAAAAGCACATCAAAACATTCATTCAGTTACCTCAGCTGAAGCTTTAATGCGTTCAAGATATAGCGCTTTTGTTTTGGCGAATATTGACTACCTACAAAAAAGTTACCACAGCAGTACTAGACCTTCTAAGCGAGAAAAGAAAGAAATTTTAGCTTGGACAAAAGCTGTTAATTGGATAAAGCTAGAAGTGCTACACGCAACAGAAAATACCGTTGAATTTAAAGCCTTTTTTATGGAAAATGGAAGTATTGATGTGATTCACGAAAACTCTGTTTTTTGTAAAGAAAATGACCATTGGGTATATCTTGGTCAAAAATAAGGCTGTCAAAAACAATGTCATTCCGAACGAGGTACGAGGAGGAATCTCTTACAAATGAGTTACAAATATTCAAAAGATTTCTCCCTTAGGTCGAAATGACACCTTAGACAGCTTTATCTATTTTACACCAAGAACTCAAATAAATTGGGTTTATCATTCAGGTATTCACCAAAAAAATTTCGTTGTTTCATTCGATGAATTAATGGTTGCAGGTCTTCTTTTTTCTCTAGTTCTATACCAACAACAGCAGAACCATTTTCTCTATTGGTTTTTTTAGAGTATTCAAAAAAAGTAATATCGTCATTCTCTCCCAATACCTCAGCTACAAATTCTTTTAACGCCCCAGCACGTTGTGGAAAACGAACAATGAAATAATGTTTTAGTTTACTGTATAGTAATGCACGTTCTTTTATTTCGGCGGTACGAGTAATATCATTGTTACTCCCACTAATAACACATACTACATTTTTACCTTTCAATTCTTCTTTGTAAAAATCAAGTGCACTTATAGTCAAAGCCCCAGCAGGCTCAACCACTATTGCTTCTTTGTTATACATTTCTAAAATGGTCTGACACACTTTTCCTTCAGGAACAGTAATCATATCCGATAAATTTTCTTGGCAAATTTTATAGGTCAACGCTCCTACTTGCTGTACTGTTGCACCATCAACAAACTTATCTATGTTTTCTAATACAACATTTTTGTTTGCTTCTAACGACTTTTTCATGGAAGGTGCACCAGCTGGCTCTACTCCTATAATCTTTGTTTTTGGAGACAATAACTTAAAAACACTTGATAAACCAGAAGCCAATCCACCACCTCCAACTGGTACAAAAACATAATCGACAGGATACTTTGATTGTTCTATAATCTCTAACCCTACAGTAGCCTGTCCTTCAATAATTTTTTCATCATCAAACGGATGTACAAATGTTTTTTGCAAACTATCCGATAAAAGTTTTGCTGCCTTATACGCGTCATCAAACGTATCTCCTATCAATCGAATATCTACAAAATCACCCCCAAACATTTTTACCTGTTCTACCTTTTGTTTTGGTGTTGGTACAGGCATATAAATAGTTCCGTAGATCTCTTTTTTTCTACAAGCTAAGGCAACTCCTTGGGCATGATTTCCTGCACTTGCACATACAATTCCATTTGCCAGTTCTTCTTCCGTTAAAGAGCTTATTTTATTGTAAGCTCCTCTAATTTTATACGAACGAACTTGCTGTAAATCTTCTCTTTTTAAAAAGACGTTAGCGTCAAATTGTTGAGACAGGTTAAAGTTTTCTTGTAGTGGAGTAACTGCCACAACTTCTTGTAAAGTTGCGGCAGCTTGCTCTATATCTTCTAATTTAGGAAAATACGTTTCTTTTTGAACTTCCATACGATTATGCTAAAACGGGTTCTTCTTTGCTGACATTGGTTTTTATTACCTTCATAGCTGTCATTGCTTCACGCAATTCTTCTCCTACTTTTTCAATAGGATGATTACGAATTGCTTTATTCACTTTAATTAACTCTAGATTATCTACTTCGTTGGTAGCACTATACTCTTTTCCAATAACATCAGTATGTACAGATTTCATAAAATCAGTCAATAATGGTTTAGCTGCATGGTCAAATAAGTAACATCCATATTCAGCAGTATCAGAAATAATACGGTTCATTTCAAACAACTTCTTACGTGCTACAGTATTGGCAATCAATGGCAACTCGTGTAACGATTCATAGTATGCCGATGCCGAAATAATTCCTGATTTCACCATGGTTTCAAAAGCCAACTCAACTCCTGCTTTTACAAAAGCAACTAACAAAGTTCCTTTATCAAAGTAGGCTTGTTCTGTAATTTCTTCAGAAGTGGCAGCTGTTTTCTCAAATTGCGTTTCTCCAGTAGCTGCTCTCCATGTTAATAGGTTTACATCATCGTTCGCCCAATCTTCCATCATGGTTTTTGAAAAATGTCCTGACATGATATCATCCATGTGTTTATTAAACAACGGAGCTAATACTTCTTTTAATTCTTCGGAAAGTTGGTAAGCTTTAATTTTTGCAGGGTTTGATAAACGATCCATCATATTGGTAATTCCTCCATGCTTCAATGCCTCGGTAATCGTTTCCCATCCGTATTGAATTAATTTAGAAGCATAGGCAGGTTCAACACCTTCTTCAACCATTTTATTGAAAGACAAAATAGATCCCGTTTGCAACACTCCACATAAGATGGTTTGCTCTCCCATTAAGTCCGATTTTACCTCAGCAACAAATGACGATTCTAACACACCTGCTCTATGGCCTCCTGTAGCAAATGCATAAGCTTTTGCTTGTGCTAATCCTTTATTCTCAGGATCGTTTTCTGGATGCACTGCGATTAATGTTGGCACTCCAAACCCTCTCAAATATTCCTCTCTTACTTCTGTTCCAGGACACTTAGGTGCAACCATAATTACTGTTAAATCCTTACGTACTTGCATACCTTCTTCAACAATATTAAATCCGTGAGAATATGATAAAGTCGCTCCTGACTTCATTAATGGCATTACTGCATTTACTACCTGTGTATGCTGTTTATCGGGTGTTAAATTACATACCAAATCGGCAGTAGGAATCAGTTCTTCATACGTTCCTACTTCAAAACCGTGCTCTGTTGCATTTTTATAGGATTGACGTTGTTCTTTAATAGCAGCTTCTCGTAATGCATACGAAATATCTAACCCTGAATCACGCATATTTAATCCTTGATTCAATCCTTGTGCTCCACACCCAACAATTACCACTTTTTTACCTTCCAATGCTGCTGTTCTTTCTGAAAATTCTTCAGCATTCATGAATCTACATTTTCCTAACTGTTCTAGTTGTTCTCTTAGTGATAATTGGTTGAAATAATTTTCCATTTCTATTCTATTTGTGTTGTTTGTTTATGCTTTTATTAATTGTAATAATTTTGATACTGGCATTTCATCTTTCGTAATAGCTATTCTACCAGATCGAACAAATTGCATGATACCATGCTTATCTAAAATGTGATATAGTTCTTCGACTTCTTCTTTGGTTCCTGATTTTTCAAGAACAAAAAAGTTTTTGTTTATATTAATTACCCTTGATTTACTTTGGTTGATGATGGTTTGAATTTCATCATTTTGAATCAACAAGTCTGTACTTAGTTTAAATAAGCATGACTCTTGGTAAACCGTTGCTTCATCCGTATGGTAAAAAGCTTTGATTACCTCTACTTGCTTTTCAATCTGACCAATGATCTTTTTAACTTGTTCCTCGGTAACCTTTACTAAAAGTGTAAATCTAGACACACTTTTAATCTCCGATTTTGATACATTAACGCTTTCTATATTTAAGTGTCTTCGTAGGAATATTGCTGATATTCTATTTAACAATCCAACATTGTTTTCTGTATAAATTGAAATTGTATAGGTGTTTTTCGTACTCATATTTTTTATTTTAATCGAACATCAGATACTGATGCTCCAGTTGGAATCATTGGAAATACATTGTCTTCCTTTTCTACACAAACCTCAAGAA
The nucleotide sequence above comes from Tenacibaculum singaporense. Encoded proteins:
- a CDS encoding LytR/AlgR family response regulator transcription factor, whose amino-acid sequence is MNCIVIDDELMSRMILKKVCEQVNELKLVGEFSNAIQAIKFLNSNEVDAIFLDIHMPDFTGFDLIQTLKKPPKIVLTTSDRNFAVEAFEYDFVVDYIVKPIELSRFKKSVEKIIAAKVKENNVKPVAQTQSTDTDTLYVNIDRRLVKIEIPSIYVVEAKGDYIKVKTEEKNYIVHSPLKKIEEKLPTASFLKVHRSYIININKIIDIEDNSVLINQDIVPVSRSNRNELKRRLNLL
- a CDS encoding histidine kinase; the protein is MEQPNLLYINELSKGDEEFKKQVIEVLKEELSGEIECYFLHIKNEDLKKTKEVVHRIKHKMSILGLEKSYKITNDFENNLADNSVENKEYFENVLPIMLDFLKII
- a CDS encoding GAF domain-containing sensor histidine kinase translates to MSIKEIEILQRALERQKKARKQAEKILEEKSLELFNISQELKIVNEQLENLLDEKNSQLKGIFENINDAYLVMDIHGNVLKMNDVAVNLFGFDVNEEEVNVVSLIYPEQEDYDYAMNSYAELLKNGYFTNYIARVITKTNEIKWVNINSSVVFDKNNNPIAAQGIIRDITNQRKERQVIEVISNTAKSILGKEDIYEIAWEISKNIANYLNTDDCVIYLVKEKKKQLELIASFDKRERENKKIYDKMRLPFGKGVVGSVANSGISEIINNTNLDDRYVVYLTPKLSELTVPIKNEDKVIGVINIEHQEQNYFTEEHLKTIEGIADLVSLQLRSALNIKKRKKVEKKNIDLLKKVEKSNQELEEYAHIVSHDLKSPIRSIHALTSWIKSDNAGVFDEASLQNFELIENTLEKMEQLITDVLEYSSITNGAKENNDVDLNLLIEEIKKVIYIPKNVSIKVLQELPIIKGDKTKFQQLFQNLISNAIKFNDKEKGIIEIDVKDQNSFYKFSIKDNGIGIEKEHFDKIFKIFQSLKKSKDSSGIGLSIVKKIVNFYKGEIWLESEINKGTTFFFTIKK
- a CDS encoding heme NO-binding domain-containing protein: MKGIVFTEFLDLVEDKFGIEMVDKIIEQSELDSGGVYTAIGTYKFSEMLQLLENLSNNTGVSTDDLLLVYAEHFFSVLEDSYPGLLATYKDPIEMLSSIEDHIHVEVKKIYPDAELPTFLVEEKSENSLVLLYKSSRAMHHFGLGLMNKTFEHFNSSAEIVLEKIKNDGTEVRFIINKN
- a CDS encoding response regulator, which codes for MNKKIKILLIEDDKIEVLKFNRAILPVSENFTITQVNNGKEALSLLEKDLPNIILLDLNMPDTNGIEFLSILKDDKRLKHIPTIVLTTSDNNKDITECYRLGIAGYVLKPLKYQDYEKKIGAIIEYWSLNEFKK
- a CDS encoding YchJ family protein, producing MQCPCNPNKKYSDCCQKAHQNIHSVTSAEALMRSRYSAFVLANIDYLQKSYHSSTRPSKREKKEILAWTKAVNWIKLEVLHATENTVEFKAFFMENGSIDVIHENSVFCKENDHWVYLGQK
- the ilvA gene encoding threonine ammonia-lyase IlvA, translated to MEVQKETYFPKLEDIEQAAATLQEVVAVTPLQENFNLSQQFDANVFLKREDLQQVRSYKIRGAYNKISSLTEEELANGIVCASAGNHAQGVALACRKKEIYGTIYMPVPTPKQKVEQVKMFGGDFVDIRLIGDTFDDAYKAAKLLSDSLQKTFVHPFDDEKIIEGQATVGLEIIEQSKYPVDYVFVPVGGGGLASGLSSVFKLLSPKTKIIGVEPAGAPSMKKSLEANKNVVLENIDKFVDGATVQQVGALTYKICQENLSDMITVPEGKVCQTILEMYNKEAIVVEPAGALTISALDFYKEELKGKNVVCVISGSNNDITRTAEIKERALLYSKLKHYFIVRFPQRAGALKEFVAEVLGENDDITFFEYSKKTNRENGSAVVGIELEKKEDLQPLIHRMKQRNFFGEYLNDKPNLFEFLV
- the ilvC gene encoding ketol-acid reductoisomerase: MENYFNQLSLREQLEQLGKCRFMNAEEFSERTAALEGKKVVIVGCGAQGLNQGLNMRDSGLDISYALREAAIKEQRQSYKNATEHGFEVGTYEELIPTADLVCNLTPDKQHTQVVNAVMPLMKSGATLSYSHGFNIVEEGMQVRKDLTVIMVAPKCPGTEVREEYLRGFGVPTLIAVHPENDPENKGLAQAKAYAFATGGHRAGVLESSFVAEVKSDLMGEQTILCGVLQTGSILSFNKMVEEGVEPAYASKLIQYGWETITEALKHGGITNMMDRLSNPAKIKAYQLSEELKEVLAPLFNKHMDDIMSGHFSKTMMEDWANDDVNLLTWRAATGETQFEKTAATSEEITEQAYFDKGTLLVAFVKAGVELAFETMVKSGIISASAYYESLHELPLIANTVARKKLFEMNRIISDTAEYGCYLFDHAAKPLLTDFMKSVHTDVIGKEYSATNEVDNLELIKVNKAIRNHPIEKVGEELREAMTAMKVIKTNVSKEEPVLA
- the ilvN gene encoding acetolactate synthase small subunit; translation: MSTKNTYTISIYTENNVGLLNRISAIFLRRHLNIESVNVSKSEIKSVSRFTLLVKVTEEQVKKIIGQIEKQVEVIKAFYHTDEATVYQESCLFKLSTDLLIQNDEIQTIINQSKSRVININKNFFVLEKSGTKEEVEELYHILDKHGIMQFVRSGRIAITKDEMPVSKLLQLIKA